The Flavobacterium psychrophilum genome includes a region encoding these proteins:
- a CDS encoding aspartyl-tRNA synthetase — MYRSHNCGELTASHINQEVTLAGWVQKSRNKGFLIWVDLRDRYGVTQLIFDEARTQKEVFEKAATLGREFVIQVKGTVIERESKNAGMATGDVEILVSELTILNASIVPPFTIEDETDGGEDIRMKYRYLDIRRNPVKNSLLFRHKVAMEVRNYLSTQGFVEVETPVLIKSTPEGARDFVVPSRMNPGQFYALPQSPQTFKQLLMVGGMDKYFQIVKCFRDEDLRADRQPEFTQIDCEMAFVEQEDIIGVFEGLASHLLKEVKGIDTGKFPRMTYDEAMRKYGNDKPDIRFGMEFGELNEVTQHKDFAVFNTSELVVGIAVPGAATYTRKEIDGLIEWVKRPQVGASGMVYAKYEADGSIKSSVDKFYDQEDLKKWAEITGAQPGDLILVLSGDAFKTRTRLSALRMELATRLGLRNPEVFAPLWVVDFPLLEWDEDSERFHAMHHPFTSPKPEDIALLETNPGAVRANAYDLVLNGNEIGGGSIRIHDKATQALMFKYLGFTEEQAKAQFGFLMDAFQYGAPPHGGLAFGFDRLVAILGGQETIRDFIAFPKNNSGRDVMIDAPSVIDEAQLTELSIKTNVAQ; from the coding sequence ATGTATAGAAGCCATAATTGTGGAGAGCTTACAGCTTCACATATCAACCAGGAAGTAACATTAGCCGGATGGGTGCAAAAATCGCGTAACAAGGGGTTCCTTATATGGGTAGACCTACGAGATCGTTACGGTGTAACACAATTAATTTTTGATGAGGCACGTACACAAAAAGAAGTTTTTGAAAAGGCCGCTACATTAGGACGTGAATTTGTTATTCAGGTTAAAGGTACTGTTATAGAGCGTGAATCTAAAAACGCAGGCATGGCTACCGGAGATGTAGAGATCCTGGTAAGTGAGCTTACTATACTTAATGCATCAATTGTACCTCCTTTCACTATAGAAGACGAAACCGATGGTGGTGAAGATATCCGTATGAAATACCGTTATCTTGACATTCGCCGTAACCCGGTAAAAAATAGCCTTCTTTTCCGTCACAAAGTGGCTATGGAAGTAAGGAACTATCTTTCGACACAAGGTTTTGTAGAGGTAGAAACACCTGTACTTATTAAGTCTACACCGGAAGGCGCACGTGACTTTGTTGTGCCTTCACGTATGAACCCGGGTCAGTTTTACGCGTTACCGCAATCACCACAAACATTTAAGCAATTGCTTATGGTAGGTGGTATGGATAAATATTTCCAGATCGTGAAATGTTTCCGTGATGAAGATTTACGTGCCGACCGCCAGCCTGAGTTTACACAGATTGACTGTGAAATGGCTTTTGTTGAGCAGGAAGATATTATTGGTGTATTTGAAGGGCTTGCCAGCCACCTTCTTAAAGAAGTTAAAGGTATTGACACCGGAAAATTCCCGAGGATGACCTATGACGAAGCCATGAGAAAATATGGTAACGACAAACCGGATATCCGTTTCGGAATGGAATTTGGAGAACTAAACGAAGTAACACAACATAAAGATTTTGCAGTATTTAATACTTCAGAACTTGTAGTTGGTATTGCAGTACCGGGCGCTGCTACTTACACACGTAAGGAAATAGACGGGCTTATCGAGTGGGTAAAACGCCCTCAGGTAGGTGCAAGCGGTATGGTATATGCAAAATATGAGGCAGATGGCTCAATAAAATCATCTGTAGATAAATTCTACGATCAGGAAGACCTTAAGAAATGGGCAGAGATTACAGGTGCGCAACCGGGCGACCTTATATTAGTACTTTCGGGAGATGCGTTTAAAACACGTACCCGCCTTAGCGCATTGCGTATGGAACTTGCTACACGCCTTGGCCTAAGAAACCCTGAAGTATTTGCTCCGCTATGGGTTGTAGATTTCCCTCTGTTAGAGTGGGATGAAGACAGTGAGCGTTTCCACGCGATGCACCACCCATTTACGTCGCCTAAGCCGGAAGATATTGCACTTCTTGAAACAAACCCTGGCGCTGTAAGGGCTAATGCGTATGACCTTGTACTTAACGGTAACGAAATAGGCGGAGGATCTATCAGGATTCATGATAAAGCTACGCAGGCACTTATGTTTAAATACCTGGGCTTTACTGAAGAACAGGCTAAAGCACAGTTTGGTTTCCTTATGGATGCCTTCCAGTACGGAGCACCGCCACACGGTGGTCTTGCCTTCGGTTTTGACAGGCTTGTTGCGATACTTGGCGGACAGGAAACTATTCGTGATTTTATTGCATTCCCTAAAAACAATTCGGGCCGTGATGTAATGATCGATGCACCATCTGTTATTGATGAAGCACAGCTTACAGAACTTAGCATTAAAACGAATGTAGCGCAGTAA